A portion of the Salminus brasiliensis chromosome 9, fSalBra1.hap2, whole genome shotgun sequence genome contains these proteins:
- the LOC140562655 gene encoding beta-1,3-galactosyltransferase 2-like, which yields MRIMQWRRRHCCTNIAGFLLLLLCVGVYLMFCQYSSLLPEKRSHQESSAVHLVQRLQHSRLELNLSTAKQSTWREPAISPVLPRSEANLSSFVEDSSRQGLENSLGLNASLSEEMSSETVRKVEPYNYIVNEAEKCQEADPFLVLLIAVTPQYVKARDAIRQTWGNESIAGGLGLVRLFLLGVVEGNQGLDSQLQRSIAAESQRYHDIIQQDYIDSYNNLTIKTMMGTHWVATYCPGASYVMKTDCDMFVNTEYLIHKLLNPSVPPRRKYFTGYLMRGYAPNRNKHSKWYMPAELYASERYPTFCSGTGYVFSGDMAHMIYGASLKIRRLHLEDVYVGLCLAKLGVEPVPPPNEFLFNHWRVSYSSCKYSHLITSHQFLPTELMKYWHHLQSNKHNACINTPKEKDKVRRLRQRKLLWKRSSGSQKGQERSTT from the coding sequence ATGAGAATCATGCAGTGGAGGCGAAGGCACTGCTGTACGAACATCGCTGGGTTTCTACTTTTGCTATTGTGCGTGGGAGTGTACCTTATGTTCTGTCAATACAGCAGCCTACTGCCAGAGAAGAGGAGTCACCAGgagagcagtgcagtgcatctaGTGCAGAGGCTTCAACACAGCAGGCTGGAGCTGAACCTCAGCACGGCCAAGCAGAGCACCTGGAGGGAGCCAGCGATATCCCCTGTGCTGCCAAGGTCCGAGGCAAACCTCAGCTCCTTTGTGGAAGACTCTTCCCGTCAAGGGCTGGAGAACTCTTTGGGACTCAACGCCAGTTTGAGCGAGGAGATGAGTTCAGAGACCGTCCGTAAGGTGGAGCCCTACAACTACATCGTCAACGAGGCAGAAAAGTGCCAGGAAGCTGATCCGTTCCTGGTGCTACTGATTGCAGTCACGCCGCAGTACGTCAAAGCCAGGGACGCCATCAGGCAGACGTGGGGGAACGAGAGCATAGCTGGGGGTTTGGGACTTGTGCGCCTGTTCCTTTTGGGCGTGGTGGAAGGGAACCAAGGTCTCGACAGCCAATTGCAGCGCTCCATTGCGGCGGAGAGTCAACGGTATCATGACATCATCCAGCAAGACTACATAGACTCCTACAACAACCTGACCATCAAGACAATGATGGGAACGCACTGGGTGGCGACGTACTGCCCAGGCGCCAGTTACGTCATGAAGACCGACTGCGACATGTTCGTCAATACGGAATACCTCATCCACAAACTCCTTAATCCCAGCGTTCCACCAAGGAGGAAGTACTTCACCGGGTACCTCATGAGAGGCTACGCCCCAAACAGAAACAAGCACAGCAAGTGGTACATGCCGGCCGAACTGTACGCCAGCGAGCGGTACCCTACCTTCTGCTCAGGAACCGGCTACGTCTTCTCGGGCGACATGGCGCACATGATCTATGGGGCGTCTTTGAAGATAAGAAGGTTGCACCTGGAGGACGTTTACGTAGGGCTCTGTCTGGCAAAGCTAGGGGTAGAGCCGGTGCCACCGCCAAACGAATTCCTGTTCAATCACTGGCGGGTGTCGTACTCCAGCTGCAAATACAGCCACCTGATCACCTCTCATCAGTTTCTTCCCACAGAGTTAATGAAGTACTGGCATCACCTACAGAGCAACAAGCACAACGCCTGCATCAACACACCCAAGGAAAAGGACAAAGTGCGCAGGCTTCGCCAAAGAAAACTGCTCTGGAAACGGTCCAGCGGAAGTCAGAAAGGACAGGAACGGTCCACAACATGA